A single window of Periophthalmus magnuspinnatus isolate fPerMag1 chromosome 22, fPerMag1.2.pri, whole genome shotgun sequence DNA harbors:
- the sertad4 gene encoding SERTA domain-containing protein 4, whose translation MTLVLSMNPFLDPEGDPPLSTLQQIWESERCPKSCLSNSSLPCSSEEPFTREPHCRRVPDHVSLSRIAYFKRKFIDDEDEAPFRFRTYCQTVAPVLEERAHVLRLSVEKMRFIDDPEAFLRRSVLVNNLLRRLRAEILLQSTDWCFPPNPALAAGPCVLPPSSSPPHPALHGTLPPRICLPPQPGPPQRKRYRMMRGQGFLRPDCAQTCCCIYAAAAAGHYLHLPFSMYDAALSACPTTPHSPSSFLQLANHSKLGFAIDVEDHDEEDEEVEEEEENEDDEEREEEEGDERQQPGTSFALMNKSSSKRTRTAPGKKQTHKRTEEENCMRHSIEEEEEEEEEGSDISEKQLQKVSIWHRRAHRQ comes from the exons ATGACCCTTGTCTTGTCAATGAATCCCTTTTTGGATCCAGAAGGagaccctcctctctccacccttCAGCAGATCTGGGAATCAGAGCGCTGTCCCAAGAGCTGTCTGTCAAACTCCTCCCTGCCGTGCAGCTCCGAGGAGCCGTTTACAAGAG AGCCACATTGTAGGCGAGTTCCTGATCATGTGTCTTTGTCAAGAATCGCCTACTTTAAGAGGAAGTTCATTGATGACGAAGATGAAGCCCCTTTCAGATTTCGAACATACTGCCAGACC GTTGCACCAGTGCTGGAGGAGAGGGCCCATGTGCTTCGACTCTCAGTTGAGAAGATGAGATTTATTGATGATCCTGAGGCCTTTCTTCGCCGCTCGGTTCTCGTCAACAACCTCCTGCGGCGACTTCGAGCTGAAATCCTGCTCCAGAGCACAGACTGGTGTTTCCCTCCAAACCCTGCGTTAGCCGCCGGGCCGTGTGTCCTCCCTCCCAGCTCCAGCCCACCCCATCCAGCTCTCCATGGCACCTTGCCCCCCAGGATCTGCCTCCCTCCTCAGCCTGGACCACCTCAGCGGAAGCGCTACCGGATGATGCGTGGCCAGGGCTTTCTGCGGCCTGACTGTGCTCAGACGTGTTGTTGTATCTAtgcagcagctgcagcaggaCACTACCTCCACCTGCCCTTCTCCATGTACGATGCAGCCCTCTCTGCCTGCCCCACTACACCgcactccccctcctcctttctccaacTGGCCAACCACAGCAAACTAGGCTTCGCTATTGATGTAGAAGATCatgatgaggaggatgaagaggtggaggaggaggaagaaaatgaagatgatgaggagagggaagaggaggaaggggacgAAAGACAGCAACCAGGGACATCCTTTGCTTTAATGAACAAGTCCAGTTCAAAAAGGACTAGGACTGCACCAGGTAAAAAACAGACCCAcaaaaggacagaggaggagaactgCATGAGACACAGTatcgaggaagaggaagaagaggaagaagaggggtcAGACATTTCAGAAAAACAGCTCCAGAAAGTTAGCATTTGGC